Proteins encoded in a region of the Halostella limicola genome:
- a CDS encoding HIT family protein gives MDQVFAPWRIEWVEREGDGEFEDCVFCELPDRDDAAYNLVARSERAYVLLNNYPYNPGHVMVIPHRHTGSYADLPDEALLDHARLKQRTFDALEEAFGPDGFNAGLNLGDGAGGSVDDHLHTHVVPRWEGDTNFMPVLSDTKVIVEALDDTYERLHAAFAAQEGATVPDEGAVRVE, from the coding sequence ATGGATCAGGTGTTCGCGCCGTGGCGTATCGAGTGGGTCGAGCGCGAGGGCGACGGAGAGTTCGAGGACTGCGTCTTCTGCGAACTCCCGGACCGCGACGACGCGGCGTACAACCTCGTCGCTCGCAGCGAACGCGCCTACGTCCTCCTGAACAACTACCCGTACAACCCGGGTCACGTCATGGTCATCCCGCACCGCCACACCGGGTCGTACGCCGACCTCCCTGACGAGGCCCTGCTCGATCACGCCCGACTGAAGCAGCGTACCTTCGATGCGCTGGAGGAAGCGTTCGGTCCGGACGGCTTCAACGCGGGCCTGAACCTCGGGGACGGCGCGGGGGGCTCCGTCGACGACCACCTCCACACCCACGTGGTCCCGCGGTGGGAGGGCGACACCAACTTCATGCCCGTCCTGAGCGACACCAAGGTGATCGTGGAGGCCCTCGACGACACCTACGAACGGCTGCACGCGGCCTTCGCCGCGCAGGAGGGCGCGACCGTCCCCGACGAGGGGGCGGTCCGCGTCGAGTAG
- a CDS encoding mechanosensitive ion channel family protein → MYHAVRPVLFQIRLLDRFWRRYGELLLGVAEFAAWFLAIYALGRYVFVPALSGLLDARNADPTYAAALVRVARAGVLVAAVMLAATVAGFGRVLGGSAVFAAGLTVALGFAAQDVIGNFVSGVFIVTDPKFNIGDWIRWNDQEGVIDDISFRATRVRTFDNEVITVPNGELTTTAVTNPVLNDRLRIRLPVEVSYDDDLDAVSALLVETAEEHPEVLDRPAPAVRLTEFADNGAVLSVGAWIADPARSDFVRIRSDLAKRVIERLDDHDAQLSPPSEHELSGGIDVGGGGVPPGETER, encoded by the coding sequence ATGTACCACGCTGTCCGCCCCGTCCTCTTCCAGATACGGTTGCTCGACCGGTTCTGGCGGCGCTACGGCGAACTGCTCCTCGGGGTCGCGGAGTTCGCGGCGTGGTTCCTCGCGATATACGCGCTCGGCCGGTACGTGTTCGTTCCCGCGCTCTCCGGGCTGTTAGACGCCAGGAACGCCGATCCGACCTACGCCGCGGCGCTGGTGCGGGTAGCTCGGGCGGGCGTCCTGGTGGCCGCCGTGATGCTGGCGGCGACGGTCGCCGGGTTCGGGCGCGTGCTCGGCGGCTCCGCGGTGTTCGCCGCCGGCCTCACCGTCGCGCTCGGCTTCGCGGCTCAGGACGTCATCGGCAACTTCGTCAGCGGCGTGTTCATCGTCACCGACCCCAAGTTCAACATCGGCGACTGGATCCGGTGGAACGATCAGGAGGGCGTGATCGACGACATCTCCTTCCGGGCGACCCGCGTCCGAACGTTCGACAACGAGGTCATCACCGTCCCGAACGGCGAGCTCACGACGACGGCGGTGACGAACCCCGTCCTCAACGACCGCCTGCGGATCCGGCTGCCGGTGGAGGTGAGCTACGACGACGACCTCGACGCCGTCTCCGCGCTGCTCGTCGAAACCGCCGAGGAGCACCCGGAGGTCCTCGACAGGCCCGCCCCGGCCGTCCGGCTCACCGAGTTCGCCGACAACGGCGCCGTGCTCTCGGTCGGCGCGTGGATCGCCGACCCCGCGCGTTCGGACTTCGTGCGCATCCGGTCGGACCTCGCCAAGCGGGTGATCGAACGGCTCGACGACCACGACGCGCAGCTCAGCCCGCCGTCGGAGCACGAGCTATCGGGCGGGATCGACGTCGGCGGCGGGGGCGTCCCCCCGGGCGAGACGGAGCGCTAA
- a CDS encoding tRNA (N(6)-L-threonylcarbamoyladenosine(37)-C(2))-methylthiotransferase, with product MARYHIETYGCTSNRGESRQIERKLRDAGHKPVEGPEEADVAIMNTCTVVEKTERNMLRRAQELEEETADLIVTGCMALAQGEEFDEAGVDAQVLHWDDVPTAIRNGECPTPESGTDPVLDGVVGILPIARGCMSDCSYCITKKATGKIDSPPVEENVEKARALVHAGAKEIRITGQDTGVYGWDEGERKLHVLLDRICDIEGDFRVRVGMANPKGIHGIREELAEVFAENEKLYNFIHAPVQSGSNDVLGDMRRQHQVSEFVEVVETFDDYLDHWTLSTDFIVGFPSETDRDHEQSMALFREVRPEKVNVTRFSKRPGTDAADMKGLGGQTKKDRSKEMSELKREIVAEAYDELVGTTREVLVVEEGTGDSVKCRDGAYRQIIVQDATESDFEVGDFIEVEVTGHNTVYALADPV from the coding sequence ATGGCCCGGTATCACATCGAGACGTACGGCTGTACGTCGAACCGCGGGGAGAGCCGGCAGATAGAGCGGAAGCTCCGCGACGCGGGCCACAAACCGGTCGAGGGACCCGAAGAGGCGGACGTCGCCATCATGAACACCTGCACCGTCGTCGAGAAGACCGAGCGGAACATGCTCAGGCGGGCGCAGGAGCTGGAGGAAGAGACGGCCGACCTCATCGTCACGGGCTGTATGGCGCTCGCGCAGGGCGAGGAGTTCGACGAGGCGGGCGTCGACGCGCAGGTGCTGCACTGGGACGACGTCCCCACGGCGATCCGGAACGGGGAGTGCCCGACGCCCGAGAGCGGGACCGACCCCGTGTTAGACGGCGTCGTCGGCATCCTCCCCATCGCCCGCGGCTGCATGAGCGACTGCTCGTACTGCATCACGAAGAAGGCGACCGGCAAGATCGACTCGCCGCCGGTCGAGGAGAACGTCGAGAAGGCCCGCGCGCTGGTCCACGCCGGCGCGAAGGAGATCCGCATCACCGGCCAGGACACCGGCGTCTACGGCTGGGACGAGGGCGAGCGCAAGCTCCACGTCCTGCTCGACCGCATCTGCGACATCGAGGGCGACTTCCGCGTGCGCGTCGGGATGGCGAACCCGAAGGGCATCCACGGCATCCGCGAGGAGCTCGCGGAAGTGTTCGCCGAGAACGAGAAGCTGTACAACTTCATCCACGCGCCGGTCCAGTCCGGGTCGAACGACGTGCTCGGGGACATGCGACGCCAGCACCAGGTGTCGGAGTTCGTCGAGGTCGTCGAGACGTTCGACGACTACCTCGACCACTGGACGCTGTCGACGGACTTCATCGTCGGCTTCCCCAGCGAGACCGACCGCGACCACGAGCAGAGCATGGCCCTGTTCCGCGAGGTCCGCCCGGAGAAGGTCAACGTCACCCGCTTCTCGAAGCGGCCGGGCACCGACGCGGCGGACATGAAGGGTCTCGGCGGCCAGACGAAGAAGGACCGCTCGAAGGAGATGTCCGAACTCAAACGCGAGATCGTCGCCGAAGCGTACGACGAACTCGTCGGCACCACCCGCGAGGTGCTGGTCGTCGAGGAGGGCACCGGCGACTCCGTGAAGTGCCGCGACGGCGCGTACCGGCAGATCATCGTTCAGGACGCCACCGAGAGCGACTTCGAGGTCGGCGACTTCATCGAGGTCGAAGTCACGGGCCACAACACGGTGTACGCGCTCGCCGACCCGGTTTAG
- a CDS encoding DUF7835 family putative zinc beta-ribbon protein: protein MATTDDSFDGMTEHCDACDSDTLHEVSVQIRTESLKEENAQFSREPYRVAECQRCGERHSQRMNNA from the coding sequence ATGGCAACGACCGACGACTCATTCGACGGAATGACGGAACACTGCGACGCGTGCGACAGCGACACCCTTCACGAGGTGTCCGTTCAGATCCGAACCGAGAGCCTCAAAGAAGAGAACGCTCAGTTCTCCCGGGAACCCTACCGCGTCGCGGAGTGTCAGCGCTGCGGCGAGCGCCACAGCCAGCGCATGAACAACGCCTGA
- the map gene encoding type II methionyl aminopeptidase has protein sequence MAESDVDLDDEKYEKHREAGEILAQVREETADRVDVGVSHLEVAEFAEERIRELGGEPAFPVNISIDHEAAHATPSIDDDETFGEEMINLDIGVHVDGWLADTAITVDLSGNDDLAAASAEALDAALEVVEDGVSTGEIGAAIEEVIDGYGFNPVVNLTGHGLGHWEQHTAPNIPNREVSQGTTLEAGDVVAIEPFATDGSGKVTEGADEEIFALEREGTVRNRQARQALEQITEEFRTLPFATRWIDSPRAEMSLRRLKSQNIVHGYPVLQEDEGALVSQKEHTIIVTDDGCEVTTE, from the coding sequence ATGGCAGAGAGCGACGTGGACCTCGACGACGAGAAGTACGAGAAACACCGCGAAGCGGGCGAGATCCTCGCGCAGGTCCGGGAGGAGACCGCGGACCGGGTGGACGTCGGCGTCAGCCACCTGGAGGTCGCCGAGTTCGCCGAGGAGCGGATCCGCGAACTCGGCGGCGAACCCGCCTTCCCCGTCAACATCAGCATCGACCACGAGGCGGCCCACGCGACCCCGAGCATCGACGACGACGAGACGTTCGGCGAGGAGATGATCAACCTCGACATCGGCGTCCACGTCGACGGCTGGCTGGCGGACACGGCGATCACCGTCGATCTCTCCGGCAACGACGACCTCGCCGCGGCCAGCGCCGAGGCGCTCGACGCCGCACTGGAGGTCGTCGAGGACGGCGTGAGCACCGGGGAGATCGGCGCCGCGATCGAGGAAGTGATCGACGGGTACGGCTTCAACCCCGTCGTCAACCTCACCGGACACGGACTCGGTCACTGGGAGCAACACACCGCGCCGAACATCCCGAACCGCGAGGTCTCGCAGGGCACGACGCTGGAGGCCGGCGACGTCGTCGCTATCGAACCGTTCGCCACGGACGGCTCCGGGAAGGTGACGGAGGGGGCCGACGAGGAGATCTTCGCGCTCGAACGCGAGGGGACGGTACGGAACCGGCAGGCCCGCCAGGCCCTCGAACAGATCACCGAGGAGTTCCGGACGCTCCCGTTCGCGACGCGGTGGATCGACTCGCCGCGCGCCGAGATGTCGCTGCGGCGACTGAAATCGCAGAACATCGTCCACGGCTACCCGGTCCTGCAGGAAGACGAAGGCGCCCTAGTGAGTCAGAAAGAGCATACGATCATCGTTACCGACGATGGGTGCGAGGTTACCACCGAGTAA
- a CDS encoding PGF-CTERM sorting domain-containing protein has translation MVTYSRAAIAVGLVVLLVTAPVGAAATGQSPGVAQSGAQDDDSVEPADEAYVEDDGDVVLVYRSDEGDASMNGRFGADLSEGLFHAFLNDTMEEPPGNNFTGNASLELGPESMTGDGAFSMAKPDSIEDLSFDASATRTRQESAASMTLDGTFVDESNAAAQGTSSLESVSTEGRVTVTGTSFSADGSTTASVSEAQSPAESAMAHEFTLSETGDAYVLSGAQNYTVGPYGADAWSSRENATRTLESQFESVASDLDGEVSVTVDSYSFDDETNRVDIEYTVRFTGVDEAVSEQMATLLSESRDLDLSESEARDLADRIQSVELTELSGSVEARSQEVSARWSVQIDNYDEAVLATFDLAEAADVNATESDLERARSQFEAQQAADLRRTVEWEGSVSSPSADTATVEFDAEYRTENWSDYVDELESRDVEWPGDSSFESHAETRDGELTATVSASFSQEGLVENAIEGMLQEPGTADRQSGSNEQAREFLRSLQRSGFERAKMDVAVGDGAVTVEAGASFDNASAFRDVVSDEYGDLGVASVVGETENGETVTYVRLRDAVGSDADESDVRALSTVDDDTEVHTADDWNESETEFPEMNTEDARNYLGTDDGGDGEDETSDSSLPGFGPVVALIALAGFALVARRRAA, from the coding sequence ATGGTGACATATAGCCGCGCGGCTATCGCCGTCGGCCTGGTGGTCCTCCTCGTGACGGCCCCGGTCGGCGCGGCCGCGACGGGACAGTCCCCCGGCGTAGCCCAGAGCGGTGCGCAAGACGACGATTCGGTCGAACCCGCGGACGAAGCGTACGTCGAAGACGACGGCGACGTGGTCCTCGTCTATCGGAGCGACGAGGGCGACGCCTCGATGAACGGCCGCTTCGGCGCGGACCTCTCCGAGGGGCTGTTCCACGCGTTCCTCAACGACACGATGGAGGAGCCGCCCGGAAACAACTTCACCGGGAACGCCTCGCTCGAACTCGGGCCGGAGTCGATGACCGGCGACGGCGCGTTCTCGATGGCGAAGCCCGATTCAATCGAGGACCTGAGCTTCGACGCGTCCGCGACCCGGACGCGCCAGGAGTCCGCCGCCTCGATGACGCTCGACGGCACCTTCGTCGACGAGTCGAACGCGGCCGCGCAGGGGACCTCCTCGCTCGAATCCGTCTCGACCGAGGGGAGGGTGACCGTCACCGGCACCTCGTTCTCGGCGGACGGGTCGACCACCGCGTCGGTCTCCGAGGCGCAGTCGCCCGCGGAGTCCGCGATGGCTCACGAGTTCACCCTCTCCGAGACGGGCGACGCGTACGTCCTCTCGGGGGCCCAGAACTACACCGTCGGCCCCTACGGCGCCGACGCGTGGTCCAGCCGCGAGAACGCGACGCGGACGCTCGAATCCCAGTTCGAGTCGGTCGCGAGCGACCTCGACGGCGAGGTCTCGGTCACGGTCGACTCGTACTCGTTCGACGACGAGACGAACCGCGTCGACATCGAGTACACGGTGCGATTCACCGGCGTCGACGAGGCCGTCTCCGAGCAGATGGCGACCTTGCTCTCCGAGTCCCGGGACCTGGACCTCTCCGAGAGCGAGGCCCGCGACCTCGCCGACCGCATCCAGTCGGTCGAACTGACCGAGCTCTCCGGCTCGGTCGAGGCGCGGTCGCAGGAGGTGAGCGCGCGCTGGTCCGTCCAGATCGACAACTACGACGAGGCCGTGCTCGCGACGTTCGACCTCGCCGAGGCCGCCGACGTGAACGCCACCGAGTCGGACCTCGAACGGGCCCGCAGCCAGTTCGAGGCCCAGCAGGCGGCGGACCTCCGCCGGACGGTCGAGTGGGAGGGGTCGGTCTCCTCGCCGTCGGCCGACACCGCGACGGTGGAGTTCGACGCCGAGTACCGGACCGAGAACTGGAGCGACTACGTGGACGAACTCGAGTCCCGCGACGTCGAGTGGCCGGGCGACTCCTCGTTCGAGTCCCACGCCGAGACGCGGGACGGCGAACTGACCGCCACCGTCTCGGCGTCGTTCAGCCAGGAAGGCCTGGTCGAGAACGCCATCGAGGGCATGCTGCAGGAGCCCGGGACGGCCGACCGCCAGTCCGGCAGCAACGAGCAAGCCCGGGAGTTCCTCCGGTCCCTGCAGCGCTCCGGGTTCGAGCGAGCGAAGATGGACGTCGCCGTCGGTGACGGCGCGGTGACCGTCGAGGCGGGCGCGAGCTTCGACAACGCCTCGGCGTTCCGCGACGTGGTGTCCGACGAGTACGGCGACCTCGGCGTCGCCAGCGTCGTCGGCGAGACCGAAAACGGCGAGACCGTCACGTACGTCCGGCTCCGCGACGCCGTCGGGTCCGACGCCGACGAGTCCGACGTGCGGGCGCTCTCGACGGTCGACGACGACACCGAGGTTCACACGGCCGACGACTGGAACGAGTCGGAGACGGAGTTCCCGGAGATGAACACCGAGGACGCGCGTAACTACCTCGGCACCGACGACGGCGGCGACGGCGAGGACGAGACCTCTGACTCGTCGCTGCCCGGCTTCGGTCCGGTCGTCGCGCTGATCGCGCTCGCCGGATTCGCGCTGGTCGCCCGGCGCCGCGCCGCCTGA
- a CDS encoding cation diffusion facilitator family transporter — protein sequence MDRRAALRKVGIVVLSANLALALLKGAVWYWTGSLAVGSEAVNSLADSTYSLVVLAGLYLTTQPPDFEHPHGHERIEPFVSLFIAVAVFAVGGIVLYNAVVDVLSGSVVVTRGWIAGAVLAGAAATKFGLYRYCLRVADENNSPAVRAAALDNRNDILTAVAALVGVAGAQAGYPILDPAAAVVVSFGILYTGVEIVRDNVNYLVGAAPPDDLRAEIVRRALDHPDVQGVHDVIAHYVGPEIDVSLHIEVEGDRTLREAHAIETAVMQSIREMPEVDDVFVHVDPKELGEWKEDEAADELLRRIDGGRE from the coding sequence ATGGACCGGCGCGCGGCGCTTCGCAAGGTCGGGATCGTCGTCCTCTCGGCGAACCTGGCCCTCGCGCTCCTGAAAGGGGCCGTCTGGTACTGGACCGGGAGCCTCGCCGTCGGGTCCGAAGCCGTCAACAGCCTCGCCGACTCGACGTACAGCCTCGTCGTGCTCGCCGGCCTCTATCTCACCACGCAGCCGCCGGACTTCGAACACCCGCACGGCCACGAGCGGATCGAACCGTTCGTCTCCCTGTTCATCGCCGTCGCCGTCTTCGCCGTCGGCGGGATCGTCCTCTACAACGCCGTCGTCGACGTCCTCTCCGGCAGCGTCGTCGTCACCCGCGGCTGGATCGCCGGCGCGGTCCTCGCCGGCGCGGCCGCGACGAAGTTCGGGCTCTACCGCTACTGCCTGCGGGTCGCCGACGAGAACAACTCGCCGGCGGTGAGGGCGGCGGCGCTCGACAACCGCAACGACATCCTCACCGCCGTCGCGGCGCTGGTCGGGGTCGCCGGCGCGCAGGCCGGCTACCCCATTCTCGACCCCGCCGCGGCCGTCGTCGTCTCCTTCGGCATCCTGTACACCGGCGTCGAGATCGTGCGGGACAACGTCAACTACCTCGTCGGCGCGGCCCCGCCGGACGACCTCCGGGCGGAGATCGTCCGCAGGGCGCTCGACCACCCGGACGTCCAGGGCGTCCACGACGTGATCGCCCACTACGTCGGCCCGGAGATCGACGTCAGCCTCCACATCGAGGTGGAGGGCGACCGGACGCTCCGGGAGGCCCACGCCATCGAGACCGCCGTCATGCAGTCGATCCGCGAGATGCCGGAGGTCGACGACGTGTTCGTCCACGTCGACCCGAAGGAACTCGGCGAGTGGAAGGAGGACGAGGCAGCGGACGAACTGCTCCGGCGGATCGACGGCGGCCGCGAGTGA
- the deoC gene encoding deoxyribose-phosphate aldolase, translating into MDSETLAGRIDHTVLGPETTPADVRRVLDEADEYGMNACIPPCYVDLADDHAPDVTLATVVGFPHGQHAPGVKREEAVAAWDAGADELDVVLNVGRLKAGEDDAVRDELAEVVAAVPITVKVIVEATLLDEAELRRACEAAVDADADFVKTSTGFADGGARVADVRIMSEYLPVKASGGVGSYEEAIEMFEAGAERIGASSGVAIVEGSKNE; encoded by the coding sequence ATGGACAGCGAGACGCTCGCAGGACGCATCGACCACACCGTACTGGGTCCGGAAACGACGCCCGCCGACGTCCGGCGGGTCCTCGACGAGGCGGACGAATACGGGATGAACGCCTGCATCCCGCCGTGCTACGTCGATCTGGCCGACGACCACGCGCCCGACGTGACCCTCGCCACCGTCGTCGGGTTCCCGCACGGACAGCACGCGCCCGGCGTCAAGCGCGAGGAGGCCGTCGCCGCGTGGGACGCGGGCGCGGACGAACTCGACGTCGTGTTGAACGTCGGTCGCCTGAAGGCCGGCGAGGACGACGCGGTCCGCGACGAGCTGGCGGAGGTCGTCGCCGCCGTGCCGATCACGGTGAAGGTGATCGTCGAGGCGACGCTGCTCGACGAGGCCGAACTCCGGCGGGCCTGCGAGGCCGCCGTCGACGCGGACGCCGACTTCGTGAAGACCTCGACCGGGTTCGCAGACGGCGGCGCGCGCGTCGCGGACGTCCGGATCATGAGCGAGTACCTCCCGGTCAAGGCGAGCGGCGGGGTCGGGAGCTACGAGGAAGCGATCGAGATGTTCGAGGCCGGCGCCGAGCGGATCGGCGCGTCGAGCGGCGTCGCGATCGTCGAAGGGTCGAAAAACGAGTAG